The Populus trichocarpa isolate Nisqually-1 chromosome 18, P.trichocarpa_v4.1, whole genome shotgun sequence genomic interval cttgtctgTTTCTTCCTTCCCTTCTGAAGACAATAGAAGGGATATTTCTAATGGCATTAGagtgtatttttttctctaaacaaAGCACCTAGCTAAAGAACAGCtgtagtaattttattatgtaaaaTCAATGACAGTCAAGAGCACAgtggaaatttctttttttctcacaaGTTTTCTGTTTCATTGCATGTAAGCTTGGAATATGAAGTTACAAATCACTATGGAGATTGAATGTCCAAATGTGATTGCAATTGTTGCTACTAAAGCTGATATGAAATAGCAGAATGTAGTGATGTGTATAGAGCACATGGTAATGGCATTCATCACCTCTATGCCTTTATATCAGGGGCTTTGAGACGAGTGGTTTTGGAGGTGTGAAGCATTGTAATCCTTACAACTGggaaacaacaaacaaagatgGCACATACATATAATACATGCATAGACACGattcattacaaaatacaaaatggtgcatgcaaaaaaaaaaaaaattaaaattcatcttCATGGAAAAAACTGACCAACTAATTGAACCATCCGTAGTAAAATTATAGTAAGTAGTGAAGAAAACCTTTGAAAGAAGGCAACAAGGGACACAGTTACAGAGGAATTTAGCTGAAGGGATCCATCCCAGAGCTTCTGAGCAACTATTGAAGCTAACTTCCCAACATGTGACTTAATTTCATCAACCGGTGATCCATTTCTCCGACCACCTTCAACCACGACATTAACATAACTACCACCGGTTTTAGGACTCATCTCCACCAAAGAATGTCCTGATTTTCCAACAACCACTCCTGTTTCCTTCCCAATTGTCACATCCCCATCCCCATGAACCCGATTcctttctccaaaattatcttggCAGCCAACAGCCAAAGAACCAACACCAGCACATTGAACATTACTCTGAAATGGCCTATTGTTTTCAATACATCCTGTGCCACGCTCCAGCTTTCTCTTTCTCAACAAGCCAGTcacattattatcattactccCTTCAAATTCCACAGGCTGcaacatttttctcttcttcacacAAGTGTTCAAAAACCCTTCAGAAAGGAGACCTTAATACCTTATCCCAACCTCAACCCTCCGTAACccttcacttaaaaaaaaaaatattcctaaCAACCTTGAAAACTCTCTCTGACATCTCGCCATTACAAAAACCTGATCCAAAACAACAAACTCAATCAATGCCCAATCAAACATAAATcactaaataaatcaaaaaataaaattaatataaacaaaaatcacaatttagaagtgtaaacataaattaattaataaaaaaaagcacgtaaaaattgcttcttttttttttctttctaaattatGGTTTAGAAGTGTTTACCTCCTCAAGTATTGAAATCGGGAGTCTGAGACAGTGCCATACAATTTAGCATTACTGTTGGgagctttatttattatttattatttattatttttaaattattagggtTTGTCAGTCAGTGGATAAGAGGcgggggaggaggaggatcgTTAGCGCTGGTGCGGTCAGCTCAATCTAATCAACTGGAAAACGTGTCACTTGTGTATTCAAGATATTTTGTCATGGAACCGACACGTCGCCTTTCGTAAAGGATATGCTGCTACAATTGCGGGCCTTTCCTCTCTTTTAGCTAGACGATGGCGTTTCTTCTAGTGTTATAAAACCTGCTCAGCCCAACTCGCGGGTCAATTCGGTATCTTGTTGATTTAGAGCATGGACCGGCCATAATTTACTTCATACCAGTCTTTAGACCAAAACTTTGAAAgaacgatgttttttttttctgtttttttgtttttaatttttttttaaatatagccTGGATTAATATGTTGATCCAAAGATCAACTTAACTATTGAATATTATAACTATGATTTCTTACCTGCTCAATGAtgctttggattttcttttagtCGTGAAAATTCTGATTTggattgaaattattttctagaCTCACTTCTAAGAAACAAAGAGATACAAAtaattaagagagagaaatcttaatttagaatatttttatggatcataaattttatattttattttctttttgtatatattttatttttcaaaataagctTGGAAAATAGCTAATAATATACAACTAATAACTCTATCAGCACCACAAGATTTTTCAttattctttgatttcatttttttttaataagaatggATCAATCTTTTGTGTTAGATAAacttacataaataaattaaatatttgatgatattctaAAATCTAAAGAGcttataaataagatttttttagttggaTAATTGATTAATCACTTAATTCGTGTAATTTGATTCATTCTTCTTAACTAGGATGAGTGGGTAACTTTATGTTGAAAGTCATACCTGTAAAAGATcgtttttgataaattagaaAACTCTTAAATGCTTAAATAAGTATATTTATAGACAgataatacaataatatttgtGAGAGAGACTCTGCAAATAACATGTAGAGAatgaaaaaattgtaaatattttatctatttagtTGAAGGGGTATTTACAATCCATGAAccttgtcattttattttggtaGAGGGgttgaagaattattttttacttacagcattaacaagaaataaatatttttttatttcttgtatgtGTATTAATAAGacataaatatctcttatataaatattaataaaataaaaatagatcatgaagatttttatacatttaatatttatattgagtgtaattcaagcaaaagaaaaaaaaaattaagcttgataaaaaatcattaaagaaaTAGGTGTGATACCTAGGCCCGTGGGCGCTAGGCAAGTGCCTAATGCTTGGGTTCAGGCGAGCTGCCCCAGCCCACGAGCATCAAGCACAAGCCTAGTGCCTGGGCTCAAACGTGGTGCCTAGGACGCGGGGTGCAGGGTAGGTGCAAGGAGCTGGGCGCTAGACACACATATAAAGGCCTTGCGCTTGCGTCCAATACTAGTTTCCAGATCCTCTCCAAGGCCGCCCGTTGCAAGTAAAAACGGGCTTtgactaacaaaaaaaataaaattgtttaagaAATACCGATGAATCCTGATCTAATTAATGTGATTATAAGttgaaatgaaatttataaatGAGTTTGATTTGAATAATATCGACACATTTGTTGACTTGTCATcatgttattattttgaatttgtattcaagaaaaagattgaatttCCTTGGTTGTCTAGGAAAACCATTATATTTTAGCCATGGGTAGAATAGCTACAATGGTAGATCATTTCAGTTCAACTCCCTGCATTAAAATGTTGGAACAGAGTAACAGAGTACATGCACGCTTACTTATGTGTCAGGATTTCTTTTGAATCCTTTGTACATGTACAAGAGATTTGAATCTCCTGAGGATTGCTCGAAAATTACAACACTGAATTTCATTTGAATAAAAGAATTACAAAGTGAAAGAAGTAGGACAAACCCATGAATATGTAATAATAAGCCatccagcagcagcagcagcagctgatCTTGTGCGTTTCTACTTCAAGCAGGAATGAAGTGAAGGGCCGTGACAAAACAATGCGAGTACAGTATAAATGAAAATCAAGAGAAATAGTATCAATGTAGCCCTGCAAGACAAAATGAAAATAGCATAACTCTTTCATGCTTCCGATAGCACATAATTCAGGCAACTTTGCTTACATGTATAATATACCTTTGATGAAAATGAATGAAGCAGATGTTGTAAATGGACCAATGCCACAGTAAGGTCTAGTTACAAAGGACATTGTCATAATTTGGTCAAGCTTGAAACGTTTTGAAGGAAGCAGGGCGTTGTTCTAATCCCACCTAGATGATATGTACTAGAGTTATCTTGAATTTACATGGATGATAAAACACGACATCTCTTAGGTAGAGTTTTGTAATCTCGGGACAGAGAAAACATGTCCTCCATTTGTCTACCATGAGAACTAGTAATCTGCAGATAACTTGAGTCCAGTGTGAAACCCAGGTTGTCCTTGTGCAAATTCCATTCCTTCTTAAGCACAACATGGTCAACAAATGCACATCCGAAGCAAGTACAAAGTCTATTTCCATGAACAAGTCCAATTATGCAAGaacattcatgtttttatctagcTGATTAACTTACTTGAGCTTGAAATTTCTCCACCACTGTGTATTTCTGAAACGCTGAGTCTGTCGCCGAAAGCGAATTGTATTTCCTTGCAATGTGGAAGTTTTTTCAACTAGCAGCGCCAGCCGATCTCCCCTCTGCAACACTTTGTCAATGTTGTCGATCATGACACTCCTTACCTGCAGATAATATCCCATCCCGTGCTCAGCAATGTGTTAAGCGCAACAtacatatgatttttcaaattgatcaaaaaccatttgacaaagaAATGCGATCAGGCTTACATGACTCATTTCACCCTGTAAACGGTTCAATCGATCCGCATTCGGATCATTTGAAAAATGGTCCATCTGTTGGCTCATGATCCTGGAAAACTCTTCATTCATGGCATAGGGAGCAGATGTATGAATTGCACGGCCGTATGTCTTCACAAATCTTTGATGAATGTCCTCGAGAAATTCAAATGGGATTCTCCCTGCACAAAATTTCAAGCGATCATTACACCTTacaattgacaaaaaaaaatctacaaatttTACACGGCAAGAACCTGTTTGATACAGCAATAACACAACAACATAACATGTATTAAACATGAATGGATTGATTAAGGCATTCatctaaatcaattaaatccTGACAAAGCTTACTTACGTCCGGTGGCATCATCAGCCATGCAAAGAACGGTAAGGTCATCGGttcttttaacatgaaaaatgtAACGATCATGAGAATACGATGAATTACTATCTTCATTTCCACGAGGGATTTTATCAAGAATCTGCCTTGCTACGGTGTTTGCATTTGTTTGTGCAATGCTGCTAAATTCTGCCAAGACCACAGGACCTCTTGCCACCATGCCATACAATATCCCCATTGTGATGTATTATTCTTTATGATCTCTTGCCCAACCCCGAAAGAGAAGGgcaagagagttttttttttttttttttttttgtgttaatggCTAACAAGGTTCTAAAGGGTGGGTAATGGAGATGGGATTTGGAATTTTTATTGGGGTTTTGATGGGGATAAATTTAGTTGTGCAGGTCCTTTTTTGGCATGAAGAGACAGGGTGGAGTCTGCAATTTGAAAGGGAGAGAATTTTAGGCTTTAAATGAACGACATGACGTTGGGCTGAATTTGGTTGGACTGGGTTTGGTGGGCACGAAAGAGGTCTGGCCCATTAATGGGTGGATGTGACAATTAAGCCCAAAGTATTGCCTAATGATCTCCCAATTCAAAATGTATttgataaataagttttatgtatgaaagaaaaaatcatgctTCAAGAAATATtacaagttaataataaatatgtgtgtgtttgtaagTATTTATGTAGGTAAATATtcacaactaaaaatatatcatttaattaaaagagaTGAACAAGGAAGCAAAAACCTTGTATTAAGTATTCCTATCGATATCTCGATTAAGAAATTGTGTTTGGTGTTCATTAGGTTAGATTCAATTGCTACCTCTAAGTCaaggaaaagtattttttttattataaactatagttttgatataaaacTGAATGTTATCTTTCTTTTAACTAATTGAatattcttctttattttaattaaatatgtataaaataatttaaatacattatcatctttattttaattaaatatgtacaaattaattaaaaaatataatcaaaattcATCACCTTCGGTTTAAAAAAtgcagtatttttttattaacatataccAAAAGAGGAGGCCTCCTCGCATATTATTGTTCATTAGAataataatgtgttttttttttgttatcttttaatattaggtttatttaaaattaaaatttgttatttattatgaatttatcttcataatttattttgatttatttttcataaagttatcgtaatcttaaaaaaatatatcagcaTTGAGCTGATACTTAGTTTTTttagcatctatttttttattatattattaaattaaaaatgattccagaaaaatataattattagaaattagactttataatttatttcgatttacTTTTTACGAGATTATTGTTGTCTCAAAAAAATATCGCGGTAATGAGTTAGTGCTCGGTTTTGTGAGgttctattttttatcatataattaagtaaaaaatgtTCAAACTAAGTTTTTATCAGCCATATGAGTTTTCTTTAACCTATCAAGTTGAACGAGTCATATCGGgataattttaatacaatttaaattaaaactcgaGTTAGGTTAGTCTGGTCGGGAGATCACGGAAATTGTATGGTTTTCACCATACGAAgagtatttgttttgtttaacaAACAtctattgattgtttttatccTGGTTAGATTCTTTTCTTGACCTCAAACAAGCTATGGCTATGACTTTATATTCCATATGATCCTGAACAATACTTAAACCACAGCAACCAGACAAATCTCATATAGGCACAGATCTAGAACTGTCTAGTACACACTGTGAACCATTCGTTTCCAGGAGAAGATCTGAGCCATTGGGTTTGGTTTTGTAGCCATCGTTAGTCGTTGCATGGAGACATCACACAAGACAATGTCTAATAAATAGGTTCCTTTGTCTGATTTATGTACTGGAAATCTAGAAATCTGGTGTGGTTAAGAAGACTGTAGGTGATATCTGCATGTGTTTACTGTTCTGTGAAagattttatcttgaaaaactCCTTGCCTCCCCCTCTTTTCTCCGGTCAGGCCAGTAGTCCTTCATTTTGGCCCCGGAGCCaatgataaatattttgattaatcaaaactcttttaatttttttactcttacaacgtcaaatttgattttaagaagATATATTAAAAGGTGTAAGACTTCATTCAATACTTTGGTTATTACTTGAAAAAAGTAAgtttatgaaaattatttttagttatagatagttggatttagatacgtatttggtaaaaattacGGTTAAAATTTATGtgtaacaaaaatatatataaaatatttagataaaatgttttggtttttttacaaATAGTAAAAAGGAGAGCAATAAGAAATATTTACGAAACTCAGTTAACAAAGCATATAAAAGCTGTTGTACAAAACATGtgttttaaactcaattttatagTAGGTCCCGCAACATAAAACTCAGTTATGATATACCAAACATGCTGTTGTATTTGTTTCCCCGCTAACGTGAAAGCTAACGGAAAATAAACACAGTTTAAGTATTActtagaaaaatagattttcaatatttgatcACTCTAACCTCTctcaatcatattttaaaaaatcatttatttatatgaaaaatattgcgttttaaaattaaaagcattattttgatctatatattatacataaaaaaatggtCCCTATATAGATGTTATAGGTTTCATATCTTTGAACTTTTGTGGCAAGACTAAATCCATTTCACGATGAAAATATATTCCCTCggtaataaaaattgaatctttGAGTGACATTAACGTACAAAATGGAGTCATATTTACCAGGGTAGATCGAGCCTTTCATCATTTTAGCCAAGTTATGGTGAAAGCCTTGATAGATCCCTCTCacaatcaaagcaaaaaaacattatcccTTTTGCTATAGTGTGCGCGTGCCCCTTGTGATTACTACAACATCTCTAGATTGACTATAGTTGATACTTGATACAGTAGATTTAGCATCATATATGCCCTATTTACATCACTGGCAACAGCTTCAAGTagggtttcttctttttctcctttttcccgtctccatttcttattattaatttaatttagccCTTCAAAGAGAAGTACTACAATTATATGGCAATGACAAGAGAAATTGCAGAGGAACGACCAATCCCATATAAAAGTGAGTAAAGTAGAATCACGGATCCACAAGATTACAAAAGATTCCAGCCTCTCAAAGACAACCATGGCCAAGCATTCAAAAAAGGATACAGGAGACAATAGTTCATATGACACACCAtgtccccccctctctctctcgcaTGTGTGTGTCAATGTTCTCTCTTTTCCATTCTGTTTGTGACCATACTGATTTTAACCAAGGAACACATGCTTGCTTGCCTTGCTGTGTTAACGTTTTCTCATGCATCTATCTAACAATTCGTTCTGGGGCACACATACTTCTTGATTGacttgtgtaaaaaaaaaaaagaaatatatgctGCCGTAGGATTTTGGACTGAATCAATAATTGGGTTTCATCATATATACATCGATTTCAGATATATAATGGACAAAAGAAGCTGTAGACTTTCCATTTAAGTTTCAAGCTATTGCCGAGGAGCTAGATCATGGGGAAAGCCAGATGTTTCTCGTGAATGTAATGGAAAGTTTAGTGAAGCATCGATTTAGTATGAATGTGATGCTAATTAAAGTAagaatatgtatttaatttgttccaattttttttaatctttttttcttgtatttaattgaattatcCGAAGCCAAAATCAAACTCGATCTTCAACTAAACTACTACGCAGAACCTCAACTAAATTGTTGCttggttttagtttttgaaaatcttgacggtttttgattttttaaaaaaaccaaattgaaaaaatattacagtTTGAGTTTaggattttcttttgtttttttttttttaaaaaaaaaacactgttttTTTGCTAATAATTGTAtcacaaaaaggaaaaataaataaataaaacccaaaaTGACCAAAAATAATCTATATGATCAAACACATGATCCACACGCATGCTTAAAGATTTGGCATGcaatattaaaattctaaaattaaggaataaaaaaatatatttcagcGTACGTTATGTAGGGTTTGGTGATTTTGCAAGCACATGTAAGTAGCCCCCATTTGAAAGCCATTACAATGGTTAATTTCCACCTCCAcacttttcttttcacataGTTATTTCCATGCTTtgatgtttattaaaaattgaattttataatttattttaatttattttctatagagttatccaCTTATCCTGGTTTTATAATCCATGTTTGGCAGATTAATCCGAGTTAACTCgacttattttttagttgaattttatttttaatttcatcatttaatattgggttggttgagaattgagtttaaaaaaatattttttttctatagagttattagGGTCTCATGATCAAGGTTGcagatttaacaggttaactcgagttgatctcagtcgatctaatatgttgtcgttttaatatttaaacaaaGATGGTGTcctaattttttctaaattaaattatatttttatcagttatTCAGGTTGTCTTTGAATTTGTCAAGTCGATCAAGTCACATCAGGTTAatctttcatataattttattttttttgcaaaaaaactaGTTAACAATATatctaagtattttttatttgttaaaaaatttaatccaaaaCGCAACTTAGCGCGAGCAATGATCTAGTTTGTTACCTTGTTTGTTTCATGAAAGGCAATttcaaaaatggtttttttaaattgagaatcTTGAttggagtgtttgttttttagggtttgtttttaatatttttaatatattaatgtcaagaataaaaaaaaaaactgaaaaaaaaattattttaattaatatattttcaattagtttatttttaaaaaagcaccACACGTAGCTACTAGCTAGGAAAtggaagtaattttttttcatctattccCATGTGGAATTGACTACCACAATCACGCAGGTGAAAGACAAGTGAGCAGTAATTACAGCAggaatataaattcataatggTTCCATGCATTTGTAAGGTATATAGCTGCCAACTAGCAAAATTTGGCAGCTGCCTTTTAGAACCATAAGCCCCATGTTCACGTGATTCTGCTTCTAGGGTTACTGTTTTCTTGCATCCATCACTATATATTCGATCCTATATAACAACACTTCTCTTCACAAACTCTGCCACTCTGATTgcgtttctctcttctttctaaCTCGAATTAAGAGAGTAAACATGGATTCTACAAAAATTTCAGCTCTCCTCTTCATTTGCATGATCTTTATTTCCTCAGCCACCTCAATTCTTGGATGTCATTCTTGTGGCAACCCAAAGAACAAACACCCTAAGACTCCTAAAGGTTCCATTACACTCCCTCCTATTGTTAAGCCACCAGTCACTCTTCCTCCTATTGTGAAACCACCTGTCACTCTCCCTCCACTGCCAGTTCCTCCAATTGTTAAGCCACCAGTGACACTCCCTCCACTGCCAGTTCCTCCAATTGTTAAGCCACCAGTGACACTCCCTCCCCTGCCAGTTCCTCCGATTGTTAAGCCACCAGTGACACTCCCTCCCCTGCCAGTTCCTCCGATTGTTAAGCCACCAGTGACACTCCCTCCTCTGCCAGTTCCTCCGATTGTTAAGCCACCAGTGACACTCCCTCCCCTGCCAATTCCTCCAGTGCTGCCAGTTCCTCCTGTGACACTCCCTCCCCTGCCAATTCCTCCAGTGCTGCCAGTTCCTCCTGTGACACTCCCTCCTCTGCCAATTCCTCCAGTGCTGCCAGTTCCTCCTGTGACACTCCCTCCCCTGCCAATTCCTCCAGTGCTGCCAGTTCCTCCTGTGACACTCCCTCCCCTGCCAATTCCTCCAGTGCTGCCAGTTCCTCCTGTGACACTCCCTCCCCTGCCAATTCCTCCAGTGCTGCCAGTTCCTCCTGTGACAGTTCCTCCAGTGATTACAAATCCACCAAAGGGAAAGCCATGCCCACCGCCTCCTTCATCCAAGGATACATGCCCTATCGATACACTAAAACTTGGTAATTGTGTGGATCTTCTTGGTGGGTTAGTGCACGTTGGCCTTGGTGATCCAGTTGTGAACCAGTGCTGCCCAGTTCTTAAAGGACTTGTTGAACTTGAAGCTGCAGTCTGCTTGTGCACCACTCTCAAAATCAAAGCTCTTAACCTCAACATCTACGTCCCGCTTGCTCTTCAGCTCCTTGTTACCTGTGGGAAGACACCGCCTCCTGGTTACACTTGCTCTCTCTAGATCCAAGCTAAGTACGTAATACACTTTACGTacctaaaaaactcaaaaccatATATATCCTGAtcaaattgtttaataatttgattaagtTGATATATAGGTAAACTCAATATCTTAGAGTTAGCGAGTAGTGTTTGCATGTTAATGCATTTTAATGTCttaattttgaaaacagaatATTAAACCCGGCAAATAATCTAGAACTTGAGTTGGGATGGgtttatataaatcaaataagagttaaacttgattttaatttttttaatttaaaataatattattttaacttttaaaaaaaatgtaaaacaatatCGTTTTAAGTACTTATATGCAATGTTGCAAAAATGATCCATAAAACATGCACCGCAAGGATAATTGGAagatttaaaaccaaaacatcatgtttaatttctcttaataaaaaaaattaatatttttaaaaatattattaagaaaaacacCATTTTACATTGCTAAGTGCAAACAATCTTCATGTTATTTGCATACCCTAAAAATTCAATCGGATGAATAAGCTTAGTTGctaattatcaaattaacaaagaatTAACAAGATGGGCTCTCATGTATCCTCGTAATATTGTCGTGACTGTAATTTGATggtcaatttcaatttgatagacttaaataaaaaaaaagagttttttcttttcttttttatggattcttttgctttataatgtttttacatATCTAAGTTGTAAATAGTGACAAGAATTGGCTCATGATATATCTATATATGTGTGTACGTGCAGACTAGCTAGCTGATCATCCATGGATGAAAGATTCGACATGAGAGGATGTCGAGccctcttcctttctctcttggTCAATATTGTacaccatttaattttttttcttcttctttaagattAATGCTTTATGTATGGTTTGTCTTTTAGACAAGAAGCTATCAACAatgtttctctctcaatttaaGACCTTATTGGGTTCTCAATTTGTTAGATAGCCATTTGTTTTGTGCATCTCTTCTCTTTCATTAGTACATTTAGGTAGCCAATGTGAGTTATTAATTGCATATATCCGATACATTTCCATGACACATGCATGGAAAttccaaataattaattttccc includes:
- the LOC7470073 gene encoding vesicle-associated membrane protein 711 isoform X2, with the protein product MKIVIHRILMIVTFFMLKEPMTLPFFAWLMMPPDVRRIPFEFLEDIHQRFVKTYGRAIHTSAPYAMNEEFSRIMSQQMDHFSNDPNADRLNRLQGEMSHVRSVMIDNIDKVLQRGDRLALLVEKTSTLQGNTIRFRRQTQRFRNTQWWRNFKLKATLILFLLIFIYTVLALFCHGPSLHSCLK
- the LOC7470074 gene encoding repetitive proline-rich cell wall protein 2 produces the protein MDSTKISALLFICMIFISSATSILGCHSCGNPKNKHPKTPKGSITLPPIVKPPVTLPPIVKPPVTLPPLPVPPIVKPPVTLPPLPVPPIVKPPVTLPPLPVPPIVKPPVTLPPLPVPPIVKPPVTLPPLPVPPIVKPPVTLPPLPIPPVLPVPPVTLPPLPIPPVLPVPPVTLPPLPIPPVLPVPPVTLPPLPIPPVLPVPPVTLPPLPIPPVLPVPPVTLPPLPIPPVLPVPPVTVPPVITNPPKGKPCPPPPSSKDTCPIDTLKLGNCVDLLGGLVHVGLGDPVVNQCCPVLKGLVELEAAVCLCTTLKIKALNLNIYVPLALQLLVTCGKTPPPGYTCSL
- the LOC7470073 gene encoding vesicle-associated membrane protein 711 isoform X1; the protein is MGILYGMVARGPVVLAEFSSIAQTNANTVARQILDKIPRGNEDSNSSYSHDRYIFHVKRTDDLTVLCMADDATGRRIPFEFLEDIHQRFVKTYGRAIHTSAPYAMNEEFSRIMSQQMDHFSNDPNADRLNRLQGEMSHVRSVMIDNIDKVLQRGDRLALLVEKTSTLQGNTIRFRRQTQRFRNTQWWRNFKLKATLILFLLIFIYTVLALFCHGPSLHSCLK